The DNA sequence ttctaacattttcttttgttagagacttaagagagactctaagattatagatttcattagacaTGTCATCTATGATTTGTTTACATTCAGATTTAGTCAAATCAGCTGTGTTGGTTGTTTTTACCTGTCCATTGCTGGTGATAGAAGAATCAGCATCATCTCCAATTGCCATCAAGGCAAGGTTGACATGCTCCTCAGTGTCAGAATCACCTTCATCAGCAGCCCAAtcaccatcctcagttatgaatgccttttccttgctttgcttgagtagatcaaaatattttcttctgtAATCCACATTATCTGAGGAGGATCCTTTCTTTTCAGCAGAAGGTCTTCTGCACTCATTAGAGAAATGTCCAGGtagaccacagttgaagcatttgaattttgatctgtcaaccataccagatggtttAGACAGATTTCCTCTGTTGAATGGTCTAGAGCTAGCagcatttcttttgaatttgagtttggagaattttctggcaagaaatgctagatgttcatcaagatcatctagctcatcttgagctgagagttcttcatcttcctcaatggcttttcctttcttctttccatCATCCTTCTTTCCATCACAGGCAGAGCTGCTTGAAGCTTTTCCAGCAATCACAGACATTAATGTcttctcctcttcctcttccttttctgCTACAAGAGCCACAGTTTTCTCCCTTTTGGaattcttttccagttcttcatcttgctgtatttcaagctcatatgtcttaagaataccatataatttgtcaagggagtattcattaaaattctgagcctgtcttagagcaacagtcatgggtttccaatctCTTGGTAGAGCtctcaagaatttgagattAGAATCTTTGACCATGTAGATTCTACCATACAActttaatccatttaacagtttctgaaatctgttaaataaatcatttagagattcaccagatttagagtgaaaactttcatactgttgaacaaacagctgcattttgttttccctaacttgatcagtgccttcacataaagtttgaaTGGTATCCCATACTTCCTTTGCAGTTGGACaattgataacactatcaaacatgtcatcatcaataccattgaacAAGATGTTCATGGCTttgttatccttgtgcacttctttttCATCTTCCTCAGTAAACTCAGAAGGGTTCTTAGGCACCTCAACATCTTcagcttcacttccatcaagtctcagggcagtgttgatcttgactggaacatgtggtcctttctcaatacaATTGATGTAGCTAGGATCCAAGGAGAGCagatgcatcctcatttttactttccagtgaaagtagtgttctttgaccagcattggaatcttgactccttcatctcttcttcccattgttgattgtctttaggacctgaaacttcttgtatgttagaagccctgctctgataccaattgttaatcagacaattcaaacaataagttagattgtagaaggggggggttgaatacaatctacaaaaattcaaACTCTTTTTGTATGACAGATCATATTCAAaatacaagagaatataaaaactaaaacagaaattccaaagaacaaggatcttaaaaatttcaggtggattgtttgatccacctgagagatttttatatcaagaaccttccaagtaagaatacttggctgcttacaaaagaatgaagagcagaagcttacagtTGCTTGCTAATTTTCTCTAaaatgctttgctcttcagttcttggtgtttgatacATTTCAATGTGAAAtcacaaagtgaatatatactactacaaacaaaactagtctgtaaaagtattttcctacacaTTTTCTAGCtggtacaaatatagaatttcttggacttgatacagcatttggcagcttgaaattcttgttgctttgccagaaatggtaggcttcgaggttctcaatatttgactaaactccttttggtttagcttccaaagctggtgcagcacctgtcacatcaacccatgtgacctTTGTCTTTTGCCTGACTTTCAGTTGTCAATTGCTGATTATCAATTGCTAatttcatcaattgatgatgCACTGAAATAGCAGTCGACTGTCTCCTTTGAGTTATGGGATGATCATGATTttgatgtagcgattgataatcttctttccaaacagccattgatactttatgTCATCAattgatcttcacttcacttgaatagattacatgacttctcatatttacaattatgtcaccctatctaaacatccattgatagatcaactgctaatgtaAAAGTATGCATTATttctacatcaactgctaaaatgctccagctttgttacagtacctcatcatccgttgatgggttaatctgatcaattgatactgccttagcatactatcaattgatcagctacatttaattttattctaagtaagaataaaataccctgtatcatcaagcatcacatattcctaacaataataatcaacaaacatacatcactaatagttaatttattgatatcaaccatcaatatcatgtcaagtctatattattttcccgtgtttggatttgtcgactccaatatagcggttcataactacctttacttgcaacaatctttatttttttaatactgtataaacagacttcacttatcgttgtagaagaacggcacctccgagttagaaatcgagcaagagaactatcaccgtAGAGAGGTAGAGTTGTGGTATCGAGAGAGTGGAGGCTGTGTTTAGattatccaaaaccctacaatctacaggggtatttataggtgcagagagacatGTGTGCtattctttcccataattaaataatctgaaacaaaatcagattaaaactttcaagctattatatttcataaataatttgaaattctgaaacttacttctaatatacccgaaactaaaaaaggtagttttaatttttgatattttcatccaaaaattccaaaaaattagaaaaatagaactccaaaaattccaaaaaattagaaaaatagaacggagcgatgtgagaggtgcccacctacacgcccctcccCTCgctttgtggtattgagagagagaaggctgtgtttagatgatccaaaatctgacgatctataggggtatttatagatgcagagagacttctgtgctactctttcccataattaaataatctgaaacaaaatcagattaaaactttcaagctactatattccataaataatctgaaacaaaatcagattctgaaacttgcttttaaatacccgaaactaaaaaatgtaGTTCTAATTTTAGATacttttcatccgaaaattccagaaaattagaaaaatagaacggatcgatgtgagaggcgccatctacacacccctcgcttctcctttatataagtatattgatattgattttatgatgtTAACTATTTATTACGTGGGAATTAACCAActtagtaattttaatattgcacataattttatttttgtttagtatgttgtttaagaaaatatattagataaaagtgATTTTGTAACGGTTAGATTTATATACTTCTAGAATTAAAATTGGTAGGTAATAatgttttggattaaaaaaggaattataaacatgtaaaagacataatttatttggattaaaaaaagagccataaacatgcaagtaaagAACAAATACTTGTTTGTAAGACATATAAGCCTAAactgtcaaaaaaaaagtagaacTGATTATTAATTGCACATAGTACTTGACCCGTATTTACAAGGAAGAATATTTTCCCAtccaaataattttgttttattgaaTCAAAAACTCGTCGGAGTTATTCTtggttattattaattaatcctataaatttcttttttttgataaaattaatcCTATAAAATTAATCACCACAAATTTTAGAGCAGATATTGTACCAGTAGCCACCGACTGCCATCATAGCGCTGGAATTTTAAGTTGTAAATCGACAATATTGAATCTTATATTCAACTTCGGAATCATCTTAGTTGGGACAACGTCACAAGAGTATATTCCATTTTCAATTATCAATTTTGGTGATAAATTTACCTTCTATCAAACAAAAACCGTTAAATAACTTTTGAGTCAAATATTAACCTGATGTTGGATTAAGGTGTTAGGATGAGGTTGAATTTATAACATTCAGTCCGGTTAACTGAAAATCATACTGAAAATTCGAAATAATTGCAGTTTGGTtaactgaaaattatattttggtaAGCAAATTTTATTCGATTTTTTAACTAAGGTTAACCGAAAATCGAATGTTAAccgatttttttatatattttataaaaaaaatagtattttaattaataatataaatattataatttataagtgtGTATTAGTGTATGTCTGTGCCATGCATGATGCAGACTATAGAGTAGGGGAGAGCATatgccggttcggctcggttttagGATAAAATCGTAACCGTAACCGtatatcttcggtttttaaaatcgaaaaccgcaaccgctGGTTTGGATTCGGTTTAAAAAACctcggtttcggttataaaaccgacaaatataaaaatgaaaaataatatacaaacgCAACAAATCGATGAACGGaatttagatataattttttcttatgATCAAGAATATATTTCTTCGGTTTtcctagtgtgtgctcatgggcacatgctaagcgcggaattttataagtttgactCATTTCTATTGGttctcatatcttaataatgatAGACCCTCGCATATCTaaccaccacaccaatcaaaattttccaaacatataaaattccgCACATAGCATATGCCCATATTGAGCATATGCTCATATGCATACACCAGATAAACCCATGtttctttataaaaatacaaGGCAGAAAAGAGACTCCTGGCCAGAGGGGACAATTACACTGAAGAGGTTGATGGAATTATGGAAACACTGGGATCTAAGATTACTTGGAGGAAAGAAGATTTGAGCATGCAGCCAAGAAACCGGGCAGATTAAGAAAATGTGGTACCCGAGGGCAGTGAGCATGAAATATTAACACAAATTTTCgtttttttgaaatattcaaatatgtttattgatttttaaaaacatgatatagattataaatttattatatattacatatattatttaattattattttaataatcggttcggtttttatcggttcggTTAGAAGGTAAAACCGGAACCCAATCATTtaattcggatcggtttttatTTTTTCGGTTTTGGTTTCAATCGGTTACATTTGGATCGGTTTTTTCCGTTTTTTCCGATTTCAgttcaatttcaatttcaaatcgattttttgctcaccccAGCTATAGAGCGGTGATTCAGAGTGCAGAGTGCCTGTTTTAGCTACCGTACTTTCTTGTTAGTTGCttgatagattttttttcctTGAATGTAAAATGTAAATTTAAGCTGTTAAAGTCAGTGATGAATGATGATTCACTTTTATTGCTCTGCTGCAAGAAACATATGattgtatgtattttatttataactattTTGACagtttttttcagatttttatacACTATTTAAGAATTTCGGTCTATAAATTCAGTTTTCAGTTTTAaacgaaatttaaatttcagttcagttataaaatcaaaattaattatgttCGGTATTCGGtgaaatttttcataattttcggTTTCGTTTAacctaaaaaatatttctgtttCGGTTTCGATTAACCGAATGCACAATCCTAACTACCGAGTCTTGGTCGGAAATCGGTGGCGAGCATTCCCCATCCCGCCCCCTCCCTGAAGGAGGGAACAGTGGTGAGAAGTCCGGAGTATTTGGTGATTATGTTTCCGATTAAGAGCTGGCAGCTGGTTGAAGGATGGAatggtggtgagaagtgtgAAGTATTGAGGATTTGAGGTGTTACTTTTGGGTTTTTCCTTTGAgtgcttattattattatgttgtgCTTATTTTTTGATTTACGGTTTCTTGTTTTTTGGGTGATTTTATTTGTGTGAGTTTCTCTTTTCTAACTGTATTGAATTCTTTATTGAAATGAATTAGAATCAatctataaataaatttttttcagaaattaaatcaaaattgcaAGTGAGGTTGCAAAAGCTGCAAaacgtatttttaaaaataaattttgaaaccgcagtatttttcaaatttttttaaaaaaattagtattataagcaatatttctttattttattagcAAATTTTGCCAATACATTAATCCAGATTAACTAAATTTTTAACGCCTAATCCAATTCTTTGTTACAAACTCGGTTAACCAAACTGATTCTTAATTCCAATCTTAATAATGAGAATTCTCATTATTATTGATACGAGAGGAGCTAATTATTCATTACGAGCTAAATTTGGGGGagaaaaaatatgagaaacaaTTTTTGAGTAACATTTTCTTTTCCTGTGCAGCCGATCCGTTGAATTCCTTTAAATACCCTTTCCCCCACCCTTTATTTTTCCCTCCCCTCCTCGTTCTCTTCTCTTCCACCATACAACatgaacaaataaaatatacacaatatatatacacacatataatttttttagagtGAGTTAACTAGCTCACTCTATTTAATCAACCACAGTACAATGTCAGCTTGTTGCAATGATGATCCCCGCATCCATGACATCAAATCTAAAATCCGGGTTGTTCCCAATTTTCCCAAACCaggttttcattttatttttattctattttatttaaattccatgttttcttgaaattattgtttttttgaataaatttgtGTTTTTTATGTGAGTGATTTTGATGGGGTTTAGTTTATTACAGGGATTATGTTTCAAGATATAACTACACTGCTATTGGATCCAAAAACATTCAAGAACACAGTGGATTTGTTTGTTGAGAGATACAAGAACAAGAACATTTCTGTTGTTGCTGGTAAAAATTCAATCTTTTTCCCTGTTGTTTAATAATTTCTTGGATTAAAGTGtaaaaatttaatctttttCCCTGTAGTTTAATAATCTATTGGTGTAAAGTGGAAAAAAACAATCTTTTTTATCTGTAGTTTACTAGTTTGTTGGAGTGAACTGtaaaaatttaatctttttCTCTGTAGTTTACCAATTCATTGGAGTAAAgttaaaaatttaatcttttttcTGTTAACCTTTTCTAATAAAGTGGGTCTTAGTTGTAATACATTTCTCATTCTTGGCTAGTTGGCTACACAGACAAATACAGgggtttatatattttttatatgaatgtgAAATTGGATTTTATAgttgaattaaattttttggaCCCCAGTATCATTGTTGGGTTCATTTTGATGCACATTGTCTTGAAtctatatttgcatatattttGAGTGGCTTTTGTTATGCTCTTATGGAGGTGACTATAGAATTATGGGCCTCAGTGATATTGTGGTTGTTGCCTGTTGGGTGGGTGTGGTCAGTAGTGGAATGTCTTGTGTTTTAGTACCTTTATTTTTGTGGATTACGAGCGGCACAGAGTATTTTCTGGGCTTGCACTGGATCTAATTTTGGGTGGATAATGGTGGTTGGTGAACCCTGCCCACCTTAGGTGGACCCACTTGTGTAATTATGGGGTCTTGGATTGGccctttttttaattatttatttttcattctatTATCTTATGATTTCGGGATAACTTCCCTGGATTTATGAGTTTTCCTGAGTgccatttgaattttctgatatCAATTATGCTAGGAAGTCGATGGTAATTAGTGGCTTTCTTTTCCTCCTTTTGGCTCGAAATCTTTTTAGATACCTAACACtgcaataaaatattttgaagatatttatcattatttttctGCCTTTGGCAAGCAATATGTATAAAACTGCAAGTGCGATCCAATATTGCAAGGGGAAGTTAAGGGCTGGAGTGTTGTACATACTGTTCAGTTCCTATCAAGGCATATTATTTTGAAGGAAAACATGACGTTTTCTGTCTTGTTTGTACTACTTATATAATGAGCTCACTATCACCTGGGGGATGTAGGCTTACAATCTTGTTATATAAGTATGCATAATATTGTATATCAGAGCGCGGAATGATTTTCATGCAGATATATTGGTCCTCGTTTTTGGCTTTATACTGTATACCATCTTTGTTACGTGGTAATATTTGTCTTATCTTCTTTTGGCActtacatattattatataaacattTAGTGAAAAACTTTATTTTCCTGTTTATAAAGATAATGGCATTCGTTATAACATATCCATTAGCAGGTTTCAATAGTCAACATTTGTCTATTAAGTTATTAACCTGATTCTTAGTGCCTTTCTGCTTTAATCATTTCATAGCATGTTTCACGCTTAATAGTATATGCAGCTTGAGTAGCATTGATAGGTGATGTCTTACAGTATATGCAGCTTAAGAAGCATTGATTTGTGAAATAGCATGCAGACTGCCGGCATTGAtatgtgtttttatttatttgaaaaaattaatgcACCAGTTTTTTCTGTCCCTGTAAAGTTATTGACTATATTCATGCAGTTCATGCCTAACATTTCTAAGATATTCTATTAGTGTTATAACCATATTTTTAGATAACACTGTCCAAGTTCAGTCTTTATGGGTTAAATTTTAGGCAGTCaacatttatttttcataaaaactttttaaaaggACAACCAGTATGTTCAAATGATATTGAtgctatattatttttaaaaaaagtgctTTTTTGTATGAAACATAGTTTCAGATGATAGAGTTTTAGTTTAGTGTCCATTGGAAGACTTATAGGTTCTTAGAAGGCAATTAGATGTTAATGAATAAATTTGCAAGTGAGAAACAGATATTTATACATCGTTCTTGTCAGAATAGAACACTTTCAACAAGTCTTCCTCTATTATAGTATTTTGGCCTGGATTTTCATACTGAATGCTTAACTGTACATCCTTTTGATTTTCTAGGTATAGAGGCTCGTGGTTTCATATTTGGTCCTCCCATTGCATTGGCGATAGGAGCAAAATTTGTTCCCTTGAGAAAACCTAGGAAGTTGCCTGGTATATCTCATCATTCCGCAGACTGTAGCAAATCCTTATAACACTGTATTACGGCAAATAAGACATACCTTATGTTTATGCTCCTGTGCTCTTTCCAGATGTACACATTGATATATGATTCTAAATATTcgtttatgtgattttttttcccCCAACAATTGTATCAAGTATGTCATAATTGGTGATTCATAAGGTCCTGGTAGTTATAATGTTACTATATTATGACCGCAGGCGAAGTTATATCAGAAGAATATACTCTAGAATATGGAAGAGACTGTCTTGAGATGCACATTGGAGCAGTTGAACCTGATGAACGAGCTCTGGTGGTTGATGATTTAATTGCCACCGGAGGCACTCTTTGTGCTGCTATGAATTTACTGGGTACTTCTTAAAATCCCATTACCAAGTAATATGttctcgtcagaaaaaaaagtAATATGTTAGCAGatcacattattttttatttttggtaaattGGTCATGGCAATGACCTGACCATATccaatttaaaacttaaattaagGTTAAATA is a window from the Daucus carota subsp. sativus chromosome 8, DH1 v3.0, whole genome shotgun sequence genome containing:
- the LOC108197743 gene encoding adenine phosphoribosyltransferase 3 isoform X1, translated to MSACCNDDPRIHDIKSKIRVVPNFPKPGIMFQDITTLLLDPKTFKNTVDLFVERYKNKNISVVAGIEARGFIFGPPIALAIGAKFVPLRKPRKLPGEVISEEYTLEYGRDCLEMHIGAVEPDERALVVDDLIATGGTLCAAMNLLERAGAEVVECACLIELPDLKGRDRLKGKPLYVLVESH
- the LOC108197743 gene encoding adenine phosphoribosyltransferase 3 isoform X2; its protein translation is MSACCNDDPRIHDIKSKIRVVPNFPKPGIMFQDITTLLLDPKTFKNTVDLFVERYKNKNISVVAGIEARGFIFGPPIALAIGAKFVPLRKPRKLPGEVISEEYTLEYGRDCLEMHIGAVEPDERALVVDDLIATGGTLCAAMNLLERAGAEVVECACLIELPDLKV
- the LOC108197743 gene encoding adenine phosphoribosyltransferase 3 isoform X3, producing the protein MSACCNDDPRIHDIKSKIRVVPNFPKPGIMFQDITTLLLDPKTFKNTVDLFVERYKNKNISVVAGEVISEEYTLEYGRDCLEMHIGAVEPDERALVVDDLIATGGTLCAAMNLLERAGAEVVECACLIELPDLKGRDRLKGKPLYVLVESH